The DNA region AAACAAAACAAACAGGTCTGCAAGGGGGAAGGTCCGCCGGCCGGGCTAAAATTCAATGCCCAACGACAGCCGTTGCGCGTTGGCCAGCCGGCCCCACTCCGCATAGGCGTAATCCAGTTTGAAGGTCATGGCGCCGGGTATTTGATAGCGCAGGCCGCCGCCGAAGGTCAAGCCATCCTCAGCGTCCAAGCCCCAGGCGGACTGGTAACCTGCGCGCAACGCCACCAATTCGCGAAAGCTGTACTCGATGCCTGCGTTCACACGCTCGCTATTGTCGTTCGGATGGAGTGCATCGAGGGCAACGGTCATGCGATGGCGACGGAGTTGCAGCGGATCAATGGCCACGCCGACGCGAAACAGCAGCGGCAGAGGCCAGCTCTGGGTTTCCAGATGGGCCGGCAGTGTGGCGTTGCTGCCGCTGGCCTCGGGGTTGATGTCGACAAAAATTTTAGAATCCTTGCCGGCCATACGCATCTTGGTGCCGAAATTGGCGATATTCATGCCGATGCGCATGCCGTAAAACTGCGTGGTGAACAGCGTGCCCACGTCAAAGGCAAAGCCGTTGGCGTTCATATGGTAGATGCCCTGGCGGATATACTTGAAATTCATGCCGATGGAAAACCGGTCGGTAAGGCTGCGGCTGTAGGTGATGGTTGCGCAGGCATCCGATGCGCCGAAATATTCCCCCGTGCCTTCGGGCTCTGTTTCCGTCCGCACCATCATCTCATCCATAGACAGGATGGTCAGACTTGCGGCGATCAGGCCCATATTTCCCATCCGGATCACGACGCCGCCGAAATCATAGTTGATGTCCGCCAGCCATTCACTGTGAGCCAGAAGGGCCTCGTGCGCGGTCAACCGGGCCAGGCCGGCCGGATTCCAATAAATGGCGGAAGCGTCATTGGCCACAGCCACATAAGCGCTGCCCATAGCCGCAGCCCGGCTGCCGACGCCGATCTTGAGAAACTGGGCGGCCGTGGTTCCGGTCTTGGACACGGCGAACAAGGCGCTGCCGGTGAACAGGAAGGCTATGAATAGAAAGACTCTCGTTTTCATGGATTTTAATCATCCTTGTAGACTATGTGCACTAGGTTACTTGATCACCGCAAATTTGCCCACATATTCGCCGATGCCGGGAGCGTCCACATGATACAGGTAAACGCCGTAGGCGATGTCCATGCGATCTTTGTTGAGCAGATCCCATGCCTGCGAACCGTCCTCCAGACCAGCCTGATGTTCCAGAGTGACTACATGATCCCCGGACACGGTGTAAATCCGAATGGTGCACGTCGCCGGCAGATGGATGAAATAGAGAAGCCGATCGCCGCGGCCGCCGGCTTGGGTTCGGGGCTGTCGTTCGAACTCGGACGCACTGATGTACGGATTAGGCACTACAGCGATGGAGCTCAACGCCGATCGCGCCTTTTCCGCCCGAACCGTCGAGGCCATGGTCTGGAAGGTAAAGACATCGCGCCAGCTGAAGGGTTTGCGCACTGCAATGAGGTAGACATCGCCGGCTTTGGGAGCAATGGGGGGAACCGCGACGGTATCCACCGGAACCCCATTGCGGTAGACGATGGAATCCGCATGCAAAAAGAAGCGCACCTGCCAGGTGCCGGTGGTCCTGCCGTTGATCAGCGTGGTCGGCACCACCTTATCCTGATCGCCGATGGTCGAGTCATTGTTTACGTCGAAAAACACAAACGGCACATAGGTTTTTTCAGTGATATTGTAGACGCGAAATTTAGCCGCCTTGGCGTTGACGGATTTCTCCTGGAATTTATCCGATATCTCGATGCGGTAATCAGCCGGATAGGCGACGCCGCTGTTGGGATACTTTTCCACAATGCTCTGATAATTGCAGCGGCCGGCGATGAACCGGCTGCGCCGACGATCCGCCAGCAGGCTGTCGTTCTTGACCACGACCTTGAGTCCATGCTCGTAGGGGTTGCGATCGCTGCCGTCCAGATAGGGGCTGGAACTGATCAGCCGGCGGTTATAGCAAAACACATAGTCGGCGTTCGGCCGCATCACCATGGTGTCCAATACCGTAATCCGTCCTTCGCTATAGGAGACGGCATAATCCCGGTCCTCGATGAACGCCGTATTCTGGCGGTTGGTTACGGTCAACGAACCGGCGATCAAATGACCGTAGGCCAGGTTGACGTCCACCACGCGCACGGAATCCACCGGCCGGGGCGCCCCATTCACGTTTTCCCAGCGCGTATACTTCCAGCGTCGTCTCAACTGCAGGGTATCCCGTTCCACCAGATCGCGGTCGTACATGTTGAACACCGTCTTGTTTTGCGTCGAATCATCGAATGAAATAACATAGCGATGGCCGTCGCGGATCTTATTCGGGTCGATCAGGTCCACGGTCACGATGCCGGTGCCGGGGCCG from bacterium includes:
- a CDS encoding UPF0164 family protein, producing MKTRVFLFIAFLFTGSALFAVSKTGTTAAQFLKIGVGSRAAAMGSAYVAVANDASAIYWNPAGLARLTAHEALLAHSEWLADINYDFGGVVIRMGNMGLIAASLTILSMDEMMVRTETEPEGTGEYFGASDACATITYSRSLTDRFSIGMNFKYIRQGIYHMNANGFAFDVGTLFTTQFYGMRIGMNIANFGTKMRMAGKDSKIFVDINPEASGSNATLPAHLETQSWPLPLLFRVGVAIDPLQLRRHRMTVALDALHPNDNSERVNAGIEYSFRELVALRAGYQSAWGLDAEDGLTFGGGLRYQIPGAMTFKLDYAYAEWGRLANAQRLSLGIEF